CAGCGAACCCCACCACCGATAACACCCCGATCCTCAACTCGATTCAGTCCGGAAACTTCTTGGGCGCTATTGCTTCTCTGAATAGCGCGCAACTCCTTGCCCAAGGACTGAACTTCGGTCACTTCAGCGCAGCGGGTTCTCAAACCCTCGGTTTTCAGCTTGACAAGTCTTTGTTGAAGGGCGTGTTACCGGCAGGATTAACGCCTTTTATGGTTCACGTTCTGCTCGAGTGCGGTAATGATGGGGTGGCGCTGGCTGGAAACGTAACGATTCCCCAGCAGCAAGAAGTCCCCGAACCAGCAACTTTACTCGGTTTAGGTTCCATTGGCTTGGCTTTCTGGAGCGATCGCAAGCGCCGCGCAACGAATGCTTAATATGAGTTCAGCGGGTTGAGTCTAGTGCATCTATACAATTGAGACAGCGATCGCGATCTTAAAGAGAATGGAGCGCGATCGCTTTTTTAATCGGCACGCCGTTATACTTCACTATCGTCAAATAACTTATTTATAAAGTTATTTTTTATACAGATGTTTATCAGTGCAAAACATTAGGCACAAAAGCAATGCAAAGCCTGAAACTGTTTATGAACATGAGTTTGGTTATTGTAGGATAGTGAGAAAAAGTCAGCACTTTTATGTAGCTAGATAAAATCTGGTAAGATTTTACACAAATTTTTTCTATTTTTCACGGGATTTTCCCAATTACCCTCTATAAATGAAATTAAGAACACAAGACAACGCTCTTTCGAGAAAACGGTACATTGATGAAAAAGCAACTCACAACTCTAGTCGGCTCTTCTTTAGTTATTGCTGGTTCGCTCTCTCTCTCCACGACAGGCGCGAAAGCGGCAAATCTCACTTCATCAGTTCTCGAAGACTTCTCCAGTTGGAACACGAGCGGTCAAGCTTGTGATGCAGTTGGTTCGGGAATGACCGCTTACACTGATTGCATTGGTGCATTCTCAACCAAGAGTACCGCTAATGACGTTTTAGGTGATGGTCGGGGTAGCCTGTTCGATGCGCTGGGAACTGGCGTGTTTGGAGGCATTACCAATTGGGCATTTGGCGGCAAGCAAGATGCAGGCGCTAAAACCTCGGGTGCAACAGTCGATTACGGCTTCCAGTGGACGGAAAACAAAGAAGGTTCGGGAATCTGGAGCCTTACTAAAGCGGCTGAGAACCTTTATGCTGATGTCGTGATTAGTTTAAAAACAGCAACCTCTTGGAGTGCTTACTATATTCAAAAAGGTACGGCCCTCAGCGATTTTCAAAATCTGCTCTGGAATACTAGCGGGGTTGAGCTTGCGGGTAATAAAAAGAATGGCAAGGCACTTTCCCACGCTTCCATCTTCTTTGCCAACATCGAAACAAAAACGCCCGTCGTTACCAAACCCGTCGTTAATCCTACGCCCGTCGTTACCGAACCCGTCGTTAATCCCACGCCCGTCGCTACCGAACCCGTTGTTAACGAACCTGTGGTTAACACCGCACCTATTACTTTTATTTCCGAACCGATGGATGGAGTAGAGGTTCCTACGAATCCGGAGCCTGTCGGCCCGGTTGATATCCCCGAACCGAGT
This sequence is a window from Oscillatoria sp. FACHB-1406. Protein-coding genes within it:
- a CDS encoding PEP-CTERM sorting domain-containing protein, with the translated sequence MKKQLTTLVGSSLVIAGSLSLSTTGAKAANLTSSVLEDFSSWNTSGQACDAVGSGMTAYTDCIGAFSTKSTANDVLGDGRGSLFDALGTGVFGGITNWAFGGKQDAGAKTSGATVDYGFQWTENKEGSGIWSLTKAAENLYADVVISLKTATSWSAYYIQKGTALSDFQNLLWNTSGVELAGNKKNGKALSHASIFFANIETKTPVVTKPVVNPTPVVTEPVVNPTPVATEPVVNEPVVNTAPITFISEPMDGVEVPTNPEPVGPVDIPEPSMMLGLGAIGYLMGFYRRKKNKG